From the genome of Fundulus heteroclitus isolate FHET01 chromosome 9, MU-UCD_Fhet_4.1, whole genome shotgun sequence, one region includes:
- the ifi44g gene encoding interferon-induced protein 44 isoform X4, whose translation MEKKAEDSLAFRFGCPTTTTTAGLTSLFAAPVTSAAPSSSVFGAALAAAPPAFGLSSFNSSITSQSQNDGTKEKKKGKPIEIPVFTGLQTKLETPWRNVQWTEEQKKNLMKAVSSYRLSCKDVPHARVLLLGPIRSGKSSFISSVQSVFSGRVTNRAMVGFSFNTSFTKKLQSFNIHSLKGEDNTGLVLCDMMGFGDGEITGLTLHDILSVIKGQVPEGHKFSADQPVGPETEGYVKTPSLGDKIHCVAFVLDASKIASYSKGFSSTFKQLREHISQLGVHQVALLTHVDKICQETANDVSQVYRSPSVRDTMNSAGALLGMSTSYIVPVKNYSSELDLDVNADVLLLSAVDHILHYVDLFFQDYMPRQTRQKFL comes from the exons TTTGGCCTTTAGGTTTGGATGTCCCACCACCACTACTACTGCAGGTCTTACTAGCTTGTTTGCAGCTCCAGTGACTTCAGCTGCACCCAGCTCCAGCGTCTTTGGAGCTGCATTAGCTGCTGCGCCTCCGGCTTTTGGTTTGAGCTCATTCAACAGCAGTATTACAAGCCAATCACAAAATGACGgcacaaaagagaaaaaaaagggaaaacctATAGAAATCCCAG TTTTTACAGGACTTCAAACAAAGTTGGAAACTCCATGGAGAAATGTGCAGTGGACTGAGGA gcaaaagaaaaacttgatGAAGGCGGTGAGCTCCTACAGACTGAGCTGCAAGGATGTGCCTCATGCCCGCGTTCTTCTCCTCGGACCGATTCGTTCTGGAAAGTCCAGCTTCATCAGTTCGGTCCAGTCTGTGTTCAGTGGAAGAGTCACTAACCGTGCCATGGTGGGCTTCTCCTTCAATACTTCATTCACTAAAAAG CTTCAGTCCTTCAACATTCATTCCCTGAAAGGGGAAGACAATACTGGGCTGGTGCTGTGTGACATGATGGGCTTCGGGGACGGAGAGATAACTGGGCTGACTCTACACGACATCCTGTCAGTGATTAAAGGCCAGGTTCCTGAAGGCCACAAG TTCAGTGCAGATCAACCGGTCGGCCCAGAAACTGAGGGCTATGTGAAGACGCCCAGCCTTGGTGACAAAATCCACTGCGTAGCCTTTGTGCTGGACGCCTCGAAAATAGCATCCTACAGCAAAGGCTTCAGCTCTACGTTTAAGCAGCTCAGAGAGCACATCAGCCAGCTCG gTGTTCACCAGGTGGCTCTGCTGACCCACGTTGACAAAATTTGTCAAGAAACGGCCAACGATGTGAGCCAGGTTTACAGAAGCCCGAGCGTTCGGGACACG ATGAACAGCGCTGGAGCCCTCCTGGGCATGTCCACCTCCTACATCGTCCCAGTGAAGAACTACTCTTCAGAGCTTGACCTGGATGTGAATGCAGACGTGCTGCTGCTCAGCGCTGTTGACCACATCTTGCATTATGTCGACCTGTTTTTCCAGGACTACATGCCACGACAAACGAGGCAGAAGTTTCTCTGA